From Sporolactobacillus pectinivorans:
GGTGGTCCTAAGGTGCTGATCACGACATCCGCTTCCACAACTGCTGTTTCAATGGCTGAAGCGTTCGAGAGTTCCCCCGTTACAAGCCGCAAATTGGAATGATTTAGCTTGATTTTCTCAGGGTTTCTAATATATGCCGTATCGAAATCTCTGTTGTCTAATGCAAATCGCGTTACAAGTTGAACGATTTGACCGCTTGCCCCAAAAATAGTAATGTTTATGGTCTTCTACCTCCTTGTGTTATGGTGATTAAAATTCATCAATTTCTGTTCTTTGATCAGCGTAGCCGTTTCTCACATCAAAAACGGCTACCTTTTTGGTGATTGATGCCGGATTTACACCCGAGATGATTGATTTTTAATCTATCCTATTCATACTTTGTCTTCCGTAATAAACTCTTCAACTCGATCTCTTTTGGTGCACATGTCAAACCAAATGTTGGCGATTTTGTCCTGAACTCCCGAATTCGGCTGCATCCAGATTCCTATCGAAATATGCCCTGCATAAATACCTTTGTCCTTTAATTCACTGTTCAAATTGAAAATATAATTACGAAGACCGGAAATTGCAATTCCGACATTGCCCATCATCGGTACTGGATTGATTGCAGCACCACCCGTTGTAAATAACAGAGCTCCACTTTGTTTATTCAACATATCCACAAGCACTTCACGAATAATCGATATCGCACCTAAAACGTTAAATTGAAATTGGTATAGCGCATTTTCTTCTGTTACATCTAATGCATTTGCTACTGTATCGATACTTGGAGTTGGACTGTATTCAACCACATTAATAAAACCGTATCTCTCTTTGATTGCTGCGAAAGCTAAACTAATTTGGGCTTTATTTAATATATCTGCTTGAAATGATGCTGCTTCAATGCCTAATTGTTCTAGTTCAATAACCAGTTGGTTTAACTTTTCTTCATTACGGACTATAAGCGCTACACGAAATCCGTTTTTTTCGAACTTCTTCGCAATAGCCATTCCTAATCCTGGTCCTGCTCCAACAATTACAATATTTTTCATAATGAAATTCCTCCATAACTTTTTAGCTAAATTTTTTTAGAGAGCTCATTTGTTACGATAGGTACTAATTTATTTATTAAGAACCAACCGCCTTTTTAATCTTTTGGGTATAAATCTGAATGAACACAACAATTTTTGCTTGATCAACTCCTTCTACAATAACACGTGTTATTTAGACAACACACGTTGTATAATTGATGGCAAGATGAAAAGAAATATTAACAACCACCAAAATGGCTAATATGTTGTTTACACAACACTTCTATTGTATTGTCGTTTTTTAAACACCATTATGTACCCTAAAAAGGAGAAGAAAAAATTGATTATGCCAAAAAAAGATCCGAGAATACTTCGTACAAGACAATTGATTGTAGACTCTTTTCTTTCGTTAGCTAGTGAAAAAGATTTCAACGATATTACGGTACGTGATATCACAGAAAAGGCTACTATTAACCGAGCTACATTTTATGCGCACTTTGACGATAAGTTTGATTTATTACATTCTACAATCACCAATACTTTTACAGACAAATTGAAAAAAAGATTAAATGGTCACGAGGGATTCAATGAAGAAGTCATTGCCAATATTTTTCTAGCCATGTGTGATCACCATAAAGAATTAAGCGACTTATGCCAAAAAGGTTATAATTCTTTAGGAACTATTATAGAAAGCAAAATTAAAGAAGAGTTACAGAAGCTAATAGCTGATCTTGTGCTAAAAGAAACTAAAAATACCATTGTGTTAGAGGATAAACAATTGGTAACGACCTTATCTACTATACTGAGTTGGAGTATATACGGAGCTACATACACATGGAATAAGGATGGAAGACCTATTTCACCAGAAGAGCTAGTGTCTAAGACCTTACCTATATTTAAAAATGGCATGAGTAAGTATTTTTTTAACGAAACTTATGTTAAATTTTAATTCTTTTTCGCCAATTTAAGGGGCAGCTTTCAGATCCTGTTCAATTTTAAATAGTTGGTTGTAGTAAGCGAGTCCTTCTTTAGCGATAACAACTGATTCTTTTGCCGAATCGGGCAAAGCTTTCAAGGCTTCATCAAACTTCCGTCGGGCATGCGCCCAACAGCCAACAAGTGTCACGTTTCTAATCGCATGATACGCGCGCTCGCTGCTCTTCTTTATGATTTTCATATTATTTCCACCGGGATAGGAGTTTTTGGCGGATTATTTGCGCTGTTTTTCGAGAAGCTCCAACTTCCATCCACTATGGGGAGTTGGAGCGCTGTACTGATGCTCAGCATTGTCTGCAGTGTTTTTGGCTACGTCGTTCAATCAATCGCACAAAAATACACAACACCGACGCACACCGGGCTCATTTTTTCATTAGAACCTGTCTTCACCACATTATTTGCTTATCTATTCATGAACGAGTTAATGCCACTCAAAGGGTATGTGGGCATTGCTCATTCTATACGGTGTTATACTGGCCGAGATAAAAGTGAAACGTACACATCCAATGACAAAAAAGAAAGCCATGAAAGGCACAGAGTTGTCCCGCTAACTTATAGAAACAAAACGAGAAAACTTTTACTTGGTACGTCACTGATTAGAAGGGAAAGAGTACCTGTTTATTCCAAACTTTTTTGACCGTATACGCCACCTGCTGTTACTATTTTTGCAATGTATGTTCGTTTTTCTTGCTCTGGAGTCAATACAGGTAAAACCGTTTTTGAACACAAATATAGCTTTGAAAACCACGTATAGTCTTGTTCCATTTCAGTGATCGCACATTGTAATATATTCCTGGCAAACAGACAGCTGCAGTAGACACGTTTAAGTCGATCATAAAGAATATTGGATTAATTCCTTATCTAGAAGGTTGTTGTTTAGGCGTAAACATGTAGTTTCTAAGTAAAATAGTTAACAGACTTAGTATCAATGATAGGATTCCCATCAATATGACATATTGTATGCCCATTTCTGATATAAATAACCCGCCTACAGATGCTCCCAATGTTGTTCCTACGTTACAGGCTGATATAAAAAGTCCATTGGCAAAATCAGGCGCTTCGGGAGCAGAAGACGTAATCAAATATTGATTAATATTTGCCATAATTCCTCCAGCCAATATTCCCCAAATTAAAGTTATAATTACCATAGGTATGGTAAACTGTCCTGTGAAGAATAAAACGATGTAAACAGCACCCAATAACAAAGGGAAAAATACTACAGTCTTAATGGCACTATGAGTAAGTAACTTTCCTGCGACAATATTTCCAATAATATTGGCTCCACCGAAGATGAATAACGTTAAACTAACGGTATTCGGAGACATATTCGTTACTGTTTTCAGATATTCAGCAATATAACTATAAACCCCAAATACAGCTGAGTTTAATAAAATGACAGTCACGATGGAAAGCCATATAATAGATTTTTTTAATACGGATAATTGTGTACCATAGGAGAGTCTTTCTTCAACAGGCATAAAGGGTACAAAAATCAATGTAGCAATGAATACAATAGCATTAACAATAGCAAAGAATGCCATCGCCATTTCATACGAAACGGCACTATCAATAAAACTTGCGATTGGTACGCCGGCTACCATACCGGCAGATACTCCTATAAATACTTTTGAAACAGCTTTTGGAGCTTCTTCTTTACTTACTGAGGAAGCAGCAACTGTAAATGCCAAAGAACAATAAATTGGATGAAAAAAGGCTGGAATGATACGAGCAATTAATAGAATGGTAAAGTTAGACGTAAATATGGATACCATGTTTCCCAAAACGAAAACGCCTAATACAAGTAACATAACCTTCTTACGATTTATCCCAGAAAATAATAACGGCATCGTTGGTCCAGATACAGCAATAGTAAGAGCAAAAAGACTCACCAGCAATCCTGCTTTTGATATACTAACATTAAAGTGATCAGCAATGGAAGGCAATAACCCAATAACCCCCATTTCAGTATTTAAGATGCCGAAAACCCCTATGGTCAATATGAAAATCAATAAATGGTTTCGTTTAGTCAAAAAAACAACTCCTATCTTCAATAAAATGCCCCCAAAAACCCATGGAGACATTTATTAAATTTCTTCCCGAAGAATTCAAAGTTAATTTCGTTTCAAAGCTTTTGCATCACTCATAAGTAAGAGAAGTCGAAAGGTCAAAATAGGCATTAATCTGCTTTTGAAGCTCCATGACTTTCTTTCCTGCCCTTTCTTATTTCTTTATTGATTAAAAATAATACGTCTATAAAGTATACTAGTTATTTTAAAGCCTAAAGTTCACTTTAGGTCAATGGGGATTTCAAAAAAGTTTAAAATAATTTTTGTTAACTTAACTCGAATGGTTCATTGAGCTCATCATACAAGTGCTACTGTCTTAACGTGAGCCATATGGCTGTTAAATGACATATATCTGCATATTAATTTCAATCAAAACACCATGTAAATCAAGACCGCCTCTTTTATTTTTAACAGCTTGAAACGGTTGTCTGGACCATTGATAGTTTGTCTGTAGCAGAACTCTCCTGTAATTTATATTCCTTCCTTATTTCCGATCTGACCACAAAAATGACCATGAATCCATTTTTGTATGGGCAACGGTAAAAGTCATATTATTTGACATAAAGTAAAGTTTATGGTTTACGATTGTTGTGTTGTTCAGGTGCGTATTCGTTAAACCATGTACACATCTAAAATAAATAACTAGCATTATTTTTGGGAGGTAAATAAGTATGATTAAAAACAAAGTCGTTGTGATTACAGGTGCTTCATCTGGAATCGGTGAAGCTACTGCAAAGTTATTAGCTGAAAAAGGTGCTCTCGTTGTATTGGGCGCCCGTCGTGAAGATAAGTTAAGGGCTTTGACAGACGAAATCAAAAGGCAAGGCGGCCAATCCGTTTATCGAGTGACGGATGTGGTTAATCCGGATGACAGCCAAAAACTTGTACAATTAGCTAAGGATACTTTCGGACGTCTCGATGTGATTTTCCTGAATGCCGGAATTATGCCGAATTCACCACTTTCAGAGTTAAAAACGGATGAATGGAATAAGATCATTGACGTTAACCTTAAAGGTGTTTTAAACGGCATCGCAGCAGTTCTGCCAACGTTTAAATCACAAAAATCCGGACACATTATCACCACGTCATCAGTGGCCGGGCTTAAAAGCTACCCAGCAGGTGCTATATACGGTGCGACAAAATGGGCTGTACGTGACCTAATGGAAGTTTTACGTATGGAATCCGCATTGGAAGGTAACAACATTCGCACGGCAACGATTTATCCAGCAGCCATCAATACGGAATTGTTGGATCAAATCACTGATAAAAAAACAGCTGGGGATATGGAGAAAATTTATGAACAATACGGCATTACGCCTGATCGTATAGCGAATGTTGTAGCCTTTGCCATTAATCAGCCGGAAGATACGAATGTCAACGAGTTTACGATTGGACCAACAAATCAACCTTGGTAATCGTGGGAAATATAAAAGAACAAACTGATAATTGCTAGTCATAATCATAAATGATATAACGCACAAGAAAGGTCGAGACAAAATAAGAGCGCACAGAAATTGATTTTTCTATGTGCTCTTATATATTTGACGAAAAAGTCCCAGTAGACCCAAAACTAAGCATCCGGGTAATAGTATGACAATCGGCCCGGCTGAACTTCAGATGCGTCAACCATTCGATCACTGGGTCCTTAAAAAGATTGGTTTAGGCAGTATGAGCGTATGCCCCAAGTCTATTCCCTTTTATTATTATAATTTTGAAATTGTTTTTTCCGTATTTTTATGAATAGATTCTGTTCCAGCTTCCAATGCAGTTTTGTAATACCAACATTTATAGTTAATAGTTTCTGCTGTCTTTTTTATCTTTTCCAATTGAGCCTCTACGACAGCCTTTCGTTCCAAGAACATGTCATAGCGCTGCTGTAAGGTGGAATCTCCATGAGAACACCAATCAATGAAACTTTTAATGTTTTTGATCGGCATTCCGGTAACTTTAAGACATTCGATTACTTTTAACGTATCCAAATCAGAGTCATTAAAGACACGGATACCGCTGTCGGTACGCTCTAAATGAGGCAACAGGCCTTCCTTGTCGTAGTATCGTAAAGTAGGTATTGTGAGATTCAACATCTTAGCAACTTCACCAATTGAATAAGGCATGATTTATTTCCCCTTTCAAAGCAAGCATAAATCTCAAGTTAGCTTTATGTCATTTTAAAAAAATATCACAGAAATTGTTTAATGTCAATTTCAATTCCTCCAAAATCCCCATCGAAAATTAACTTTAAGTAATGTCTTATAATAATAATGTTTTTCTCATTATAAGATCAGTTTGTTCCTCGTCACCCATATAAAAAGAGTGAGCTCCGGCTTGGACAAAACCAATTTTTTTATAAAAGACAGTTGCGTTCTCATTCTTTTCCCAAACACCTAGCCACATAAACTTTTTGTTTCGTCTTTTTGCTATCTCCATCGTTTTGTTTATTAGATACTTTCCAAGCTCTTTCCTTTGAAATTTGTATCTAATATAAATTAGCTCAATTTCAAGTGACTCATCACTCATTTTTTCGAATTGGGCATCATTAATATTTACCTTTAAATATCCAGCTAGTTCTTCATTGGAATAAATGAAAAAGAATTCTGAAGAGGGGTCAGACAATTCTTTTTCCAACTGTTTAGCGTTAAATGCTCTTTCCAAATAGGTTTTCATATTTTCAGGTGAATTCTGATCTTTAAATGTTTTATTGAATGTCTCAATGCTTATTTTTTGGAGTGTTTGTAAATCTTCACGGCAGCACTTTTTTATACTTACTCAACTTTCGCAGCTTAGTTCTGGCAGGTAAGCCTTGATATAGTTGGGCAGTCTGTCAATCCATTGTTGGAGTTGACAAGTAACCCACTTCTTGATTGTACCCTTGGTTCCGGCTAATGCTTCATGAAGAAGATCCAAAAGCTGGGTCAAAGCAACAGCCCAATCCAGTTCGCTCATTTCGTCGCAAAGTTCGTAGAACATGCCACCCAGTGTCCGTTCGTCTGAACTGCAGCGGTTCTGCCAGGCCAGAAGAATGAACCGGGTAAATACAATGGTTGTGTGGCTGATCAAGAGGTCATACGACCGTCCCTGAAACTCTTTTTGCAGTTTGAGAAAAGACTTGGCTGCTTTAAAAAACAGCTCAATGTCCCATCTCATGCCATAGATCCGAATGATTTCCCGTTCTGCCAATGTGCAGTCGGTACTTAGAATGGCTAGCCAGCGACCCTGCTGACGACGGTTCTGTACAAATACCACTTTGACTGGAACCCCATTGGCCAGGGTGGTGCGTATGGAACGAAGAATCCCTTTCTGTCCCGTAACCGGCACGGCCAGCCGGAACAGAGATTTCAAACCAACGAGCTGGCCACCGACTTGATAACGCTGATTCGTTGCTTTCACCATGCCAATGACATTTAGACCCTGATGGGTCAGTGCTTTAACCAGAGGCTGCTGCGTGAACCAGCTGTCCATCAGGACATAAGAGGTTTGAATCCCCTTTGACAAAGCCCGTTTCACCATGGCAGGGATTTGGGCAGGTGCCGTCCGCAGGGCTTCGATCCGCCGTTTGTAACCGGAACATCTTTTGTCGATCGTCGAATGGATTCCGTTTATTGCTGCCTTTTCAGAACTAAGCAGAGAAAAATCAACGGGCAGAAACGTGGTGCCGTCTGACCAGCCCAGAGTCAACATCCGGAAACCCTTGAAATAGGGTTTGCTTCGCGTGATCAAAGCAGCGGGCCAGCAGCTCTACCTGCTTACTACGATCCCGATAGAAGGACGAATCATCCAGAATGAGTACTTTCGTGTGTTTCGTGTCCGTCAGCTGGCTGACTTTTTGGATCGTTGCCGTACTGAGCGACAGAAGAAATCGTCGCCAGGCAAATTTCGGATGGTTCAGGAAGCGATAAACCGTATCCTTTCCGGGTAAATCAACGGCCTTAGGACTGTCAAGCAGACGATACCAGTTCTTTTGAGTGAAAATCAAACGGAACACCAGTTGAAAGAGATAATCGCAGGAAAAGCCGAAGGCTTTAGTGATTCCTGCCTGGCACAGATGTTTCAGAATACTGAGCTCATCAAATTTTGCTTTTATTTCTTTAGGGAGTTGATTATTTTGACCCTTTTTCGCTATCATATTAGAGGACACCTTCTGTTTGGTAGTGTTTTTCGTCAAAATTCACTATACCAAAGAGAAAGGTGTCTTTCCATTTAGTCAAGAACCCTAATTGACAAGCGATGAATCTTGCAGTGTCAGGCAATCACCTCGATTTTTGAACTGCGAAAGTTGAGTTTAAATTAATACAAAAAATGAAGATATGCGAAGTATCTTTAAGTTCTATGGCAGCGATGCACTGCTAAATCTTTACTTTTCAACTTCAGCATGGCTGCGAAAATCACCTCACGATCATCATGGCCAAGAAAAAAGCGTGCCACTTCAGCGGCCTCGCTTGGTTGCGCATTTAAATAACGATGAAGGGGTTTTGAACTATATTGAGGCGTAGTTAGATAAAAACGACAGGCAAAATTAGCAGCACCTGGGTGCATTCACTTTTGGTGTCATGCGAAGACAAAGCTAAGTAGTATTAATAAAGAAAGATTTGTTAGGACAGGTATTCAAGCGCTGACTGATTCTTGATTGAACTATTTCACTTAAAGTTTTTTACTTTCTGCTTCTGTTAGACAAACGGTGTTCTGTGCACTAATAAAATCAATCAAAACAATTAGATTATTATCGTTTTAGGCTAATTACAAAGTCCACATTCGAGTAACTTTCCTCGTTTTCCAAAGACAAACGCCCCAGCTAAACTTATTCATAGATTTGACTTTGTTTAATCCTCGTTGAATTCCCCTGTGTAGCAATACTTTACGCTTTCAATGCTTTTCACAAGGACTAAATTAGGTAAATATATGTCAAAGCAAAAAAGGATTTTGAAGAGTAACAGTTCAACGATCAAAGCATATTTACCCCATTTTTGATGAAATTCATGAATTGTTTCACGTAATCCTCTGGTTTTGTCGTTTGATTTTGTATCCAATGCATCGCAGCTCCATAAAGTGCCCAGCTTAACATTACCGCAAAAACCTCTACCCCAACTTTATTTTGGTCAGACCATTGTTTTTGCATCCGCTCTAAAAAGAAGGCCTGAAGTTCCTTCTTAAAAGTCGTTTCTATTTGGGGAATGAATGCCTCGTAGCTTCGCTGGCATTGGTTCCTAATTGAAATTTGAAACTTAATAATTGATAAAAAAATAGCCTCAATGGTCTCTTCGTTAACTACCTTATGCGTACTGACTTCCTGAAGGACTTCTTCCATAATACATTCACTTATAACCTTTTCAAGCAAGTCATATTTGTCAATGAAATGATAATAAAAGGTTGCACGATTAACAGTTGCAGCAGTTGTAATGTCCTTAATGGTGATATCTTTAAACTCTTTTTTCATGGCTAACTCGATAAATGCATCCATAATGAGCTTACGGGTACGGAGAATGCGGGGATCAATTTGTTTTTCCATAACTTTCTCTCCTGATTTTAGACATTTTAGTAAAAATGTTGGATATACGATATATGCGTGATTTTGTCGGTTGTTTAACGTTTTCCAACTTGTTATATTAACTATACGACAAGTGAAGGATAAACGAAAGGTGTTGTAATTAAGAAAATTAAAATAATTTTTCTTAGAGTATCTTGTTGGATGGTGAGCTTCTTGTAAAGCGGGCACTTTAGGACGGATAGGATGTTACAGCCAGTACGACGATCTGTCGTCCACAGCGCTTTTTCTAACATGATTTTGTTTTAGAAAGCGATAAAAAAATTTGAGTCTAAAGAGGAGCTGAGAAAGACTATGGAACTAGTAACTTTTATTTTACAAGGAATTCTTGCATTAATCTTTTTGATGGCCGGATTCGGAAAAGTAACGGGTTCGAAAATGCATGTAGAAGCTTTTAAGCATTGGAAATTGCCACAATGGTTCAGAATTGTAACCGGAATTGTTGAATTATCAGGGGCTGTGCTTTTAATTATTGGATATTGGGCTCCGATTTCGGCGATAGCGGGTGCAACATTGCTTACCTTTACAGGTGTAGGTGGCATCCTGACACATATTCGGGTAAGGGATTCCTTTAAGGATACGGCTATGATTCTATTTTTAGCTATCCTGTCGCTCGTTGTTGTTCTTCTACATTTATCGTAAAAATTCTGCGGAAATGAACACAAGGCTCTCAGACAATAAAATACGACAACAGACGTTAACGGAGCCATGTATTTAAGCAAAATATATCACCCGCTTTGGAGGAGGAA
This genomic window contains:
- a CDS encoding NAD(P)H-binding protein, yielding MNITIFGASGQIVQLVTRFALDNRDFDTAYIRNPEKIKLNHSNLRLVTGELSNASAIETAVVEADVVISTLGPPSDMSRELKGSPVADGHDRIIKAMKKFNKKGLITLATPARRRMIV
- a CDS encoding MFS transporter → MTKRNHLLIFILTIGVFGILNTEMGVIGLLPSIADHFNVSISKAGLLVSLFALTIAVSGPTMPLLFSGINRKKVMLLVLGVFVLGNMVSIFTSNFTILLIARIIPAFFHPIYCSLAFTVAASSVSKEEAPKAVSKVFIGVSAGMVAGVPIASFIDSAVSYEMAMAFFAIVNAIVFIATLIFVPFMPVEERLSYGTQLSVLKKSIIWLSIVTVILLNSAVFGVYSYIAEYLKTVTNMSPNTVSLTLFIFGGANIIGNIVAGKLLTHSAIKTVVFFPLLLGAVYIVLFFTGQFTIPMVIITLIWGILAGGIMANINQYLITSSAPEAPDFANGLFISACNVGTTLGASVGGLFISEMGIQYVILMGILSLILSLLTILLRNYMFTPKQQPSR
- a CDS encoding DoxX family protein, which gives rise to MELVTFILQGILALIFLMAGFGKVTGSKMHVEAFKHWKLPQWFRIVTGIVELSGAVLLIIGYWAPISAIAGATLLTFTGVGGILTHIRVRDSFKDTAMILFLAILSLVVVLLHLS
- a CDS encoding SDR family oxidoreductase, which gives rise to MIKNKVVVITGASSGIGEATAKLLAEKGALVVLGARREDKLRALTDEIKRQGGQSVYRVTDVVNPDDSQKLVQLAKDTFGRLDVIFLNAGIMPNSPLSELKTDEWNKIIDVNLKGVLNGIAAVLPTFKSQKSGHIITTSSVAGLKSYPAGAIYGATKWAVRDLMEVLRMESALEGNNIRTATIYPAAINTELLDQITDKKTAGDMEKIYEQYGITPDRIANVVAFAINQPEDTNVNEFTIGPTNQPW
- a CDS encoding GNAT family N-acetyltransferase → MKKCCREDLQTLQKISIETFNKTFKDQNSPENMKTYLERAFNAKQLEKELSDPSSEFFFIYSNEELAGYLKVNINDAQFEKMSDESLEIELIYIRYKFQRKELGKYLINKTMEIAKRRNKKFMWLGVWEKNENATVFYKKIGFVQAGAHSFYMGDEEQTDLIMRKTLLL
- a CDS encoding DMT family transporter, whose protein sequence is MIRALAALLYDFHIISTGIGVFGGLFALFFEKLQLPSTMGSWSAVLMLSIVCSVFGYVVQSIAQKYTTPTHTGLIFSLEPVFTTLFAYLFMNELMPLKGYVGIAHSIRCYTGRDKSETYTSNDKKESHERHRVVPLTYRNKTRKLLLGTSLIRRERVPVYSKLF
- a CDS encoding TetR/AcrR family transcriptional regulator, with product MEKQIDPRILRTRKLIMDAFIELAMKKEFKDITIKDITTAATVNRATFYYHFIDKYDLLEKVISECIMEEVLQEVSTHKVVNEETIEAIFLSIIKFQISIRNQCQRSYEAFIPQIETTFKKELQAFFLERMQKQWSDQNKVGVEVFAVMLSWALYGAAMHWIQNQTTKPEDYVKQFMNFIKNGVNML
- a CDS encoding SDR family NAD(P)-dependent oxidoreductase, whose protein sequence is MKNIVIVGAGPGLGMAIAKKFEKNGFRVALIVRNEEKLNQLVIELEQLGIEAASFQADILNKAQISLAFAAIKERYGFINVVEYSPTPSIDTVANALDVTEENALYQFQFNVLGAISIIREVLVDMLNKQSGALLFTTGGAAINPVPMMGNVGIAISGLRNYIFNLNSELKDKGIYAGHISIGIWMQPNSGVQDKIANIWFDMCTKRDRVEEFITEDKV
- a CDS encoding MerR family transcriptional regulator; translation: MMPYSIGEVAKMLNLTIPTLRYYDKEGLLPHLERTDSGIRVFNDSDLDTLKVIECLKVTGMPIKNIKSFIDWCSHGDSTLQQRYDMFLERKAVVEAQLEKIKKTAETINYKCWYYKTALEAGTESIHKNTEKTISKL
- a CDS encoding TetR/AcrR family transcriptional regulator; translated protein: MPKKDPRILRTRQLIVDSFLSLASEKDFNDITVRDITEKATINRATFYAHFDDKFDLLHSTITNTFTDKLKKRLNGHEGFNEEVIANIFLAMCDHHKELSDLCQKGYNSLGTIIESKIKEELQKLIADLVLKETKNTIVLEDKQLVTTLSTILSWSIYGATYTWNKDGRPISPEELVSKTLPIFKNGMSKYFFNETYVKF